A genomic region of Bactrocera dorsalis isolate Fly_Bdor chromosome 3, ASM2337382v1, whole genome shotgun sequence contains the following coding sequences:
- the LOC105230180 gene encoding uncharacterized protein LOC105230180, which yields MLAKHLLKVSKALRGATLRNASKAPTTPFAGGGLRSTMNDLPQPEGDWQEHYNRRNLKNTAVLSVGIITLISSIYMHFTDEAINWNYTVPVYDRCL from the exons ATGCTCGCCAAGCATTTGCTGAAAGTGAGTAAGGCGCTGCGTGGGG CGACGCTACGCAACGCCAGCAAGGCGCCAACTACACCCTTCGCCGGCGGTGGACTACGCAGCACCATGAATGACTTGCCGCAGCCGGAGGGCGATTGGCAGGAGCACTACAACCGTAGAAATCTGAAGAATACGGCTGTGCTCTCCGTTGGCATTATCACGTTGATTTCATCAATATATATG CATTTCACGGATGAGGCCATCAACTGGAACTACACAGTGCCTGTCTATGATAGATGCCTTTGA